In Archocentrus centrarchus isolate MPI-CPG fArcCen1 chromosome 21, fArcCen1, whole genome shotgun sequence, the following are encoded in one genomic region:
- the LOC115800110 gene encoding LOW QUALITY PROTEIN: WD repeat, SAM and U-box domain-containing protein 1 (The sequence of the model RefSeq protein was modified relative to this genomic sequence to represent the inferred CDS: inserted 2 bases in 2 codons; deleted 1 base in 1 codon; substituted 3 bases at 3 genomic stop codons) — MVSLICTLRHHTDEVSCCACSPSLLATSSGDKTLRVYNTADSSELSLSPLTGHGYGVHCCRFSSCGGFLLSCSTDGSTFVWSTETGEVTATLEHPGRSPXRVCALAPDTSLLLAGACDGTVSLWDLPSKNATQVQRDPAXCCFSPCGQMFVTGSTRGDLKVWDAHISLLHAEKDAHNXPQFVVNGCCVEFRLASCGQDSQLKIWIVSQHEGAACAMKLLHTLTSQTAPVLSCAFSSDGEWVVSGSVDKSVAIYDTSLGTLLQTLKQHDSFSQKHWVQWCKSTFPGTAFAQSLMWHHRXEAAHRFDVSPTFPWIATGSLDRSVNVWRIGDGDDRTAAESKETQCQGRKLPGHFGLLLADWSEEDVQTWLCDEGLEELVGIFKANNTDGPELSQLNKETAAELGIVSVGLRGRLLRKIKTLKAEQSGSEAPDEFLCPITRELMKEPVTAADGYSYERESIXSWIRGKNKTSPMTNLPLQTTLVTPNMSLKMAITQWKSNLETAARHLITSAD, encoded by the exons ATGGTGTCTTTAATTTGCACTCTCCGACATCACACAGATGAGGTCAGCTGCTGTGCCTGCTCTCCGTCCCTGCTGGCGACCTCCTCAGGTGATAAAACGCTCCGTGTTTATAACACAGCCGACTCCTCGGAGCTTTCCCTTTCTCCTCTCACGGGCCACGGATACGGGGTTCACTGCTGTCGTTTCAGCTCCTGCGGCGGCTTCCTGCTCAGCTGCTCTACAGACGGCTCCACCTTTGTGTGGAGCACGGAAACAGGTGAGGTGACGGCGACGCTCGAGCACCCAGGCCGCAGTC CCCGAGTCTGCGCACTGGCGCCAGACACCTCCCTCCTGCTGGCAGGAGCCTGTGATGGCACCGTGTCCCTATGGGACTTACCCTCCAAAAACGCTACGCAGGTACAGCGTGACCCAGCATA ATGCTGCTTCTCTCCGTGTGGCCAGATGTTTGTGACCGGCTCCACCCGTGGAGACCTCAAAGTCTGGGATGCTCACATCAGCCTTCTGCATGCCGAGAAGGACGCCCACA CACCCCAGTTCGTAGTTA ATggctgctgtgtggagtttcgaCTGGCCTCCTGCGGACAGGACAGCCAGCTGAAAATATGGATTGTTTCCCAGCATGAAGGAGCAG CCTGTGCCAtgaagctgcttcacactctcaCCAGCCAGACGGCTCCAGTTCTGTCTTGTGCCTTCTCCTCTGATGGCGAGTGGGTTGTCTCGGG ATCCGTGGATAAAAGTGTCGCAATATACGACACA AGCCTGGGAACCCTGCTCCAAACTTTGAAACAACACGACAG TTTTTCCCAGAAGCACTGGGTGCAGTGGTGCAAAAGTACATTCCCCGGCACTGCTTTTGCACAGTCATTGATGTGGCACCACAGGTAAGAAGCAGCACACCGCTTTGAT GTATCTCCCACCTTTCCCTGGATTGCGACCGGCTCTTTGGACAGATCGGTAAATGTGTGGAGAATT GGGGATGGGGACGACAGGACTG cagctgaatcAAAGGAGACACAGTGCCAAG GAAGGAAGTTGCCAGGTCACTTCGGGCTGCTGCTTGCTGATTGGTCAGAGGAGGATGTGCAGACTTGGCTGTGTGACGAGGGACTAGAGGAGCTCGTCGGTATCTTTAAAGCCAACAACACTGATGGACCAGAGCTTAGCCAGCTGAACAAGGAAACAGCGGCTGAGCTTGGAATTG TGTCTGTGGGCCTCCGTGGCCGTCTCCTGAGAAAAATCAAGACCCTGAAGGCAGAGCAGAGTGGTTCAGAAGCCCCAGATGAATTCTTGTGTCCAATCACCAGAGAGTTGATGAAGGAGCCAGTCACTGCTGCAG ATGGCTATTCCTATGAGCGGGAATCAATTTAGAGCTGGATCAGAGGCAAGAACAAAACCAGTCCCATGACAAACCTACCCCTGCAGACAACACTCGTCACACCCAACATGTCTCTGAAGATGGCAATAACACAGTGGAAGTCAAACCTGGAGACAGCAGCTCGACATCTGATAACAAGTGCTGATTGA